In a genomic window of Quercus lobata isolate SW786 chromosome 4, ValleyOak3.0 Primary Assembly, whole genome shotgun sequence:
- the LOC115987732 gene encoding metacaspase-4-like, whose translation MTKRAVLIGCNYPDTKAELRGCINDVKRMHQCLVDKYGYSEEDINVLIDTDESYTQPTGKNIRRALKDLVRSAEPGDSLFVHYSGHGTRLPAETGEDDDTGYDECIVPCDMNLITDDDFRDLVDQIPEGCRLTIVSDSCHSGGLIDEAKEQIGESTKRDGNGSGSGSGFGFKTFLKQSVEGAFESRGIRIPHRRHHEEEEEDVDRDIAYGEHGYVKSRSLPLSTLIEILKQKTGKDDIDVGKLRPALYNIFGDDATPKVKKFMKVIFNKLQHRQDEGESGEGGGLLGMVGSLAQDFLKQSLEENNEGYSKPALETQVGSKKEAYAGSMQRALPDSGILISGCQTDQTSADATPGGNAAAAYGALSNAIQTIIEETGGEITNQELVLRARQLLKSQGFSQRPGLYCSDHHVDAPFVC comes from the exons ATGACAAAGAGGGCGGTGCTAATAGGGTGCAACTACCCAGATACGAAGGCAGAGCTGAGAGGTTGTATCAACGATGTGAAGAGGATGCACCAGTGTTTGGTGGACAAGTATGGATACTCAGAGGAAGACATCAATGTTTTGATCGACACAGATGAGTCTTACACTCAGCCAACAGGGAAAAACATCCGCAGGGCTTTGAAAGATCTGGTGCGATCGGCTGAGCCTGGAGATTCGTTGTTTGTGCACTACAGTGGCCACGGGACTCGTCTGCCAGCGGAGACTGGTGAAGATGATGATACTGGATATGATGAGTGCATTGTTCCCTGTGATATGAATCTCATCACCG ATGATGATTTCAGGGATTTGGTAGACCAGATTCCAGAAGGTTGCCGGTTGACCATTGTCTCTGATTCATGCCACAGCGGTGGCCTCATTGATGAGGCTAAGGAGCAGATTGGGGAGAGTACAAAGCGTGACGGAAATGGCTCAGGCTCAGGCTCTGgatttggatttaaaactttTCTGAAACAGAGTGTGGAAGGTGCATTCGAGTCCCGTGGAATCCGCATCCCACATCGTCGTCATCatgaggaggaggaagaagatgTTGACAGAGATATTGCTTATGGGGAGCACGGCTATGTGAAGAGTAGGTCTCTGCCACTCTCCACTCTCATCGAAATACTCAAGCAGAAAACCGGTAAAGATGACATTGATGTTGGGAAGCTACGGCCAGCACTTTACAACATCTTTGGGGATGATGCAACCCCAAAGGtgaagaagttcatgaaggtaATCTTTAACAAACTTCAGCATAGGCAAGATGAAGGTGAAAGTGGAGAGGGCGGTGGGTTGTTGGGAATGGTTGGAAGTCTGGCTCAAGATTTCCTCAAACAAAGCCTGGAGGAGAACAATGAGGGGTATTCAAAGCCAGCCCTGGAGACACAAGTAGGTAGCAAGAAAGAGGCTTATGCTGGATCAATGCAGCGAGCACTTCCCGACAGTGGAATTCTGATTAGTGGCTGCCAGACTGACCAAACCTCAGCTGATGCTACTCCTGGAGGCAATGCTGCTGCAGCTTATGGAGCTCTTAGCAATGCAATTCAGACCATCATCGAGGAGACGGGTGGTGAAATCACCAATCAGGAGCTTGTTTTGAGGGCTAGACAGCTGCTAAAGAGCCAGGGTTTTAGCCAGCGACCCGGCCTCTATTGCAGTGACCATCATGTTGATGCTCCTTTTGTGTGCTGA